The following coding sequences are from one Triticum dicoccoides isolate Atlit2015 ecotype Zavitan chromosome 4A, WEW_v2.0, whole genome shotgun sequence window:
- the LOC119287835 gene encoding probable O-methyltransferase 2, with the protein MAAQAETIEVPSDAELLQAQADLWRHSLYYLTSMALRCAVELEIPTAIHRLGGVASLPDLMAALSLPSVKMPFLGRVMRVLINSGVFAADNDCESGVELYRLTPLSRVLVHGVVADEHHSQKYFVLGVTSPHYTEVALGLANWFKKDIEPPVPSPFEEKFGVPLFDEKTALLDEELDSVSNQGLAAHDNLGIATILRECGDIFKGLESLTDCCGGDGTTARALVKAYPHIKCTVLDLPKVIDKAPTDGVINYIVGDLFHTVPPSQAVMLKLVLHFWSDEDCVKILAQCRKAIPPREEGGKVIIIEIVVGPSLGPVMFEAQLLMDMLMMVNTRGGQRDENHWSELFKKAGFTDYKIVKKLGARSVIEVYP; encoded by the exons atggcggCTCAGGCTGAGACCATTGAGGTTCCCTCGGACGCTGAGCTGCTGCAGGCACAGGCTGACCTGTGGCGCCACAGCCTCTATTACCTCACCTCAATGGCGCTCCGATGCGCCGTCGAGCTTGAGATCCCGACGGCCATCCACCGCCTCGGCGGGGTCGCATCGCTGCCCGACCTGATGGCCGCGCTGTCCCTTCCCTCGGTTAAGATGCCGTTCCTTGGCCGGGTCATGCGTGTGCTCATCAACTCGGGCGTCTTCGCCGCCGACAACGACTGCGAGTCCGGCGTGGAGCTCTACCGCCTCACCCCGCTGTCCCGCGTTCTGGTGCATGGCGTCGTGGCGGACGAGCACCATAGCCAAAAGTATTTCGTGCTTGGTGTCACCTCGCCGCACTACACGGAGGTGGCGCTGGGGCTGGCCAACTGGTTCAAGAAAGACATCGAGCCACCGGTGCCGTCACCTTTCGAGGAGAAGTTCGGTGTGCCACTCTTTGATGAGAAAACTGCCCTCCTCGACGAAGAGCTTGACTCGGTTTCCAACCAAGGTTTGGCTGCCCACGACAACCTTGGGATCGCCACCATACTACGTGAGTGCGGTGACATCTTCAAGGGGCTCGAGTCCCTGACTGACTGCTGTGGTGGTGATGGTACGACGGCGAGGGCCCTCGTCAAGGCTTACCCTCACATTAAGTGCACTGTTTTAGACCTTCCGAAGGTGATCGACAAAGCCCCAACTGATGGTGTCATTAACTATATTGTGGGTGACCTGTTCCACACTGTGCCACCATCTCAAGCCGTGATGCTCAAG CTTGTGCTACACTTTTGGAGCGACGAGGACTGTGTGAAAATCCTGGCCCAGTGCAGAAAGGCCATTCCTCCACGTGAGGAGGGAGGAAAGGTGATAATCATAGAGATTGTGGTTGGACCTTCCTTAGGGCCAGTAATGTTTGAAGCCCAACTCCTGATGGATATGCTCATGATGGTAAACACGAGGGGTGGCCAACGTGATGAAAACCACTGGTCCGAGCTATTCAAGAAAGCCGGATTCACGGACTACAAAATTGTGAAGAAATTGGGAGCTCGATCCGTCATCGAGGTCTACCCGTAA